A region of Sesamum indicum cultivar Zhongzhi No. 13 linkage group LG7, S_indicum_v1.0, whole genome shotgun sequence DNA encodes the following proteins:
- the LOC105166616 gene encoding transcription factor GTE6 has product MDLVNASNEAITNLGERTMEGNAARDDDYKNKVDELFAKVDELEQRVNEVEQFYLNLKEPNTYRNASITKDKEKEKHIPSMKKLQQDASRREAAAAKRMQELMRQFGSIFRQITQHKWAWPFMQPVDVEGLGLHDYYQIIDRPMDFTTIKNQMEAKDGTGYKHVREICSDVRLVFKNAMKYNDEKSDVHVMAKTLLEKFEEKWLQFLPRVTEEEKRREEEQAEAQINMQLAQEAAHAKLAREINNELYDIDMHIEELREMVVKKCRHISTMEKRKLGIALSNLCPEDLSKALDIVAQNNLNFPATAEEVELDINAQSESTLWRLKFFVKDVLKGRCKSSNKDDNNNIIPPDAANKHENNIVSKRKREICDALAKTAKRRKKKPPS; this is encoded by the exons ATGGATTTGGTGAACGCCTCAAATGAAGCCATTACGAACTTGGGAGAAAGGACGATGGAAGGTAATGCTGCTCGAGACGATGATTATAAGAATAAAGTTGATGAGCTATTCGCAAAGGTTGATGAA CTCGAGCAAAGAGTGAATGAAgttgaacaattttacttAAACCTAAAGGAACCAAACACTTATAGGAATGCTTCAATCACAAAGgataaagaaaaggagaaacaTATTCCCAGCATGAAGAAGCTACAGCAGGATGCTTCCCGCAGGGAGGCTGCTGCTGCTAAGAGAATGCAAGAGCTTATGCGCCAGTTTGGAAGTATATTTCGTCAG ATCACCCAGCACAAGTGGGCATGGCCATTTATGCAACCAGTAGATGTTGAAGGGCTTGGGTTGCATGATTACTATCAG ATTATTGACAGGCCCATGGACTTCACTACAATAAAAAACCAAATGGAAGCCAAGGATGGTACTGGGTATAAGCATGTCCGCGAGATATGTTCTGATGTGCGGTTGGTTTTCAAAAATGCAATGAAGTACAATGATGAAAAGAGTGACGTTCATGTAATGGCAAAAACattattggaaaaatttgAGGAGAAGTGGCTGCAGTTTCTGCCAAGAGTTACAGAAGAG GAAAAGAGACGAGAAGAGGAGCAAGCTGAAGCACAAATAAACATGCAGCTAGCTCAGGAGGCAGCTCATGCGAAATTGGCCAGGGAGATAAACAATGAG CTTTACGACATTGATATGCATATAGAAGAACTCAGAGAAATGGTGGTTAAAAAGTGCAG ACACATATCTACAATGGAGAAAAGAAAGCTAGGGATTGCTCTCTCCAACTTATGTCCCGAAGATCTTAGTAAGGCACTGGACATAGTAGCACAAAATAACCTTAACTTCCCAGCAACTGCTGAAGAGGTGGAGCTCGACATAAATGCTCAG AGTGAATCAACACTGTGGAGGTTGAAATTTTTCGTTAAGGACGTATTAAAGGGTCGGTGCAAGAGTTCAAACAAGGATGACAACAATAATATCATTCCCCCAGATGCGGCTAACAAGCATGAAAATAACATTGTCTCCAAACGCAAACGAGAGATATGTGATGCTCTTGCCAAGACTGCTAAAAGACGAAAGAAGAAGCCCCCATCATGA
- the LOC105166620 gene encoding RNA pseudouridine synthase 5 isoform X4 yields the protein MVSFGEPWPEFNDGIYYRDLVRASGSGATLIEFYSRKYESSAPLHGWLQRIHNKQITIDGCLATDPNTILREGAELVYHRLPWKEPDAPYLLEILYEDNDVIALNKPSGLQVLPGGLFQQRTVLTQLQLRAGNLTTSGCQEAHPVPVHRLGRGTSGILLCAKTKLAKSRLAAFFADGTSNVGIYRRNDPQQKAGRSITKIYRALVSGIIIEDEIIIEQPIGLVRYPGVAKGLYVASPSGKPALSKVVVLERDMLRKSTLVQVEIQSGRPHQIRIHVSFIGHPLVVLSR from the exons ATGGTTTCATTCGGGGAGCCGTGGCCGGAATTTAACGACGGCATATATTACCGTGACCTCGTCCGCGCCTCCGGATCCG GTGCGACATTGATTGAATTCTACTCTAGGAAGTACGAGAGTTCAGCTCCTTTACACGG CTGGCTGCAGAGAATTCACAATAAGCAGATAACAATCGATGGTTGTCTTGCGACGGACCCCAATACGATTCTCAG GGAAGGTGCAGAACTAGTTTATCATAGATTACCTTGGAAAGAGCCTGATGCTCCATACTTGCTGGAAATTCTGTATGAGGACAATGATGTG ATTGCTCTGAACAAGCCCTCTGGATTACAAGTTCTACCTGGAGGATTATTCCAGCAGCGGACGGTCTTGACACAACTCCAATTGCGTGCAGGCAACCTAACTACATCAGGATGTCAAGAAGCCCATCCTGTTCCAGTTCACCGACTTGGAAGGGGCACATCAG GAATATTACTTTGTGCAAAAACAAAGCTTGCGAAATCTCGTCTTGCAGCTTTTTTCGCTGATGGGACATCAAATGTCGGGATATATAG AAGAAATGATCCACAGCAAAAAGCAGGAAGgagtataacaaaaatatatcgaGCCCTTGTGAGCGGGATAATCATTGAGGATGAG ATTATCATTGAACAACCAATTGGGCTGGTCAGATATCCTGGTGTAGCCAAGGGGTTGTATGTTGCCTCTCCTTCAG GGAAACCAGCCTTGAGCAAAGTTGTTGTTTTGGAGAGGGACATGCTGAGAAAATCCACATTAGTCCAG GTTGAAATTCAATCAGGGAGGCCCCACCAAATCCGCATTCATGTTTCTTTCATTGGGCATCCACTGGTAG TGCTTAGCAGGTGA
- the LOC105166615 gene encoding uncharacterized protein LOC105166615 — protein MARAALFRLLRSQSTTFRSENRLAKVHPWPHALSAKNVANSTLQFAPAQRRLLSRAAAAEDENRISIGPRKGGEEGNDEKETGIVYYGPISNTIKKVKLLSLSTCCLSVSLGPVITFMTSPDMNVILKGAVASSVIFLSASTTAALHWFVSPYVHKLRWQPGSDSFEVEMMSWLATYLPRTIKFADIRPPETNRPFVSFKANGNFYFVDAEHCHNKALLAKLTPQKQARDSAFKNL, from the exons ATGGCGAGAGCTGCTCTGTTTCGATTGCTTCGATCTCAATCAACAACCTTCCGTTCAG AAAATCGTCTGGCAAAGGTTCATCCATGGCCTCATGCACTTAGTGCCAAAAATGTTGCCAACTCCACCTTGCAGTTTGCTCCGGCCCAGAGACGACTGTTATCTCGAGCTGCAGCAGCAGAAGATGAAAACAGAATTAGTATTGGACCTCGGAAAGGGGGAGAAGAGGGAAATGACGAAAAGGAGACTGGGATTGTTTATTACGGTCCCATATCAAATACAATCAAGAAAGTGAAGCTTCTCTCACTTTCCACCTGCTGCCTCTCTGTTTCATTAGGTCCTGTCATAACTTTCATGACATCTCCGGACATGAACGTTATCCTCAAAGGTGCAGTAGCATCTTCGGTCATATTTCTCAGTGCTTCTACTACTGCAGCCCTTCACTGGTTTGTGAGCCCCTATGTCCACAAACTCCGGTGGCAACCTGGTTCTGACAGTTTTGAGGTTGAGATGATGTCGTGGTTGGCAACGTATTTACCTAGGACCATCAAATTTGCAGATATCAGACCCCCCGAGACTAATAGGCCTTTCGTGTCGTTTAAAGCTAATGGGAATTTCTACTTTGTTGATGCAGAGCACTGTCATAACAAGGCATTGTTGGCTAAACTGACCCCTCAAAAGCAAGCTCGTGATTCTGCTTTCAAGAACTTGTGA
- the LOC105166617 gene encoding general transcription factor IIF subunit 2 — protein sequence MAEKPNIDSNNSTSAAAPTKSSHLETSKADRHVWLMKCPPVVARAMQNHHLLSPPPFSSDAGSGQTVAKVVVSVDPLRPNDDFSSTQFTMELAGTADRHMPKCYSMDMSTDFIPMSVFAESSQGKSSVEGKIYHKFDMKPHDEDIEDYAKLCRERTNKYMTKTRQIQIINDDGGIRMRPMPGMLDIKSSVFVDKKDKKKVQAKVSENKRTRRDPEEMEKIMFKLFEKQPNWTLKQLIQKTDQPEQFLKDMLKLLCVYNNKGANQGTYELKPEYRRSENKSDAQQTTTR from the exons ATGGCGGAGAAACCCAACATCGACTCCAACAACTCTACTTCCGCCGCGGCGCCGACGAAGAGCAGCCACCTGGAAACCAGCAAGGCGGACCGACACGTGTGGCTGATGAAGTGCCCGCCCGTTGTCGCACGCGCCATGCAGAACCACCACCTCCTTTCTCCGCCGCCGTTCTCCTCTGACGCGGGTTCCGGACAAACTGTCGCTAAGGTCGTCGTTTCCGTCGACCCACTTCGCCCCAATGACGACTTCTCCTCCACCCAG TTTACAATGGAGTTGGCTGGCACTGCAGATAGACACATGCCCAAGTGCTACTCAATGGACATGTCCACTGATTTTATTCCTATGTCTGTATTTGCTGAATCTTCTCAAG GGAAGTCTTCTGTGGAGGGGAAAATCTACCATAAATTTGACATGAAGCCTCATGATGAAGATATTGAAGACTATGCAAAACTATGCCGGGAGAGGACAAACAAATATATGACTAAAACTAGACAAATACAG ATTATTAATGATGATGGTGGAATACGTATGAGGCCCATGCCCGGGATGCTTGACATAAAATCCTCTGTATTTGTG GATAAGAAGGATAAGAAGAAAGTTCAAGCAAAGGtgtcagaaaataaaagaacaagaagagaTCCTGAGGAAATGGAGAAGATCATGTTTAAGCTCTTTGAGAAACAACCAAATTGGACGCTGAAACAACTGATTCAGAAGACAGATCAGCCTGAG CAATTTCTTAAAGATATGCTTAAGCTGCTCTGCGTGTACAACAACAAGGGAGCCAATCAAGGAACCTATGAGCTGAAACCCGAGTATCGGAGATCAGAAAACAAATCAGATGCCCAGCAGACGACCACAAGATAG
- the LOC105166618 gene encoding uncharacterized protein LOC105166618 isoform X1: MEFIIGNLNGESSALNQDIVRCPFLRNINEPTNFSFSTAMPFSMPVRHGKGPIFEDGPNFDMAFRLFHGQNGVVPLSGKSFMRIEKSPSESSPAQFNPLAAKAATISLSAFGPGGPFGFDAFSEKWKNAKKKSNSSRKESSSKGGKSAHEATSNEWLQNGNCPIAKSYRAVSNVLPLVAKTLQPPPGMKFRCPPAIVAARSALAKTAFAKNLRPQPLPAKILVIGMLGMAANIPLGIWREHTEKFSPSWFVAVHAAVPFIGMLRKSVLMPKTAMALTIAASVLGQVIGSRAERHRLKTTAAKKLVSAETSISVTLNSGHCGETVDWKPDSLHVPSPPADVIC, encoded by the exons ATGGAGTTTATCATTGGGAACTTGAATGGGGAATCCTCGGCTCTTAACCAGGACATCGTTAGGTGTCCATTTTTGCGGAACATTAATGAACCAACCAACTTCTCCTTCTCAACGGCCATGCCTTTTTCCATGCCT GTAAGACATGGGAAAGGTCCAATTTTTGAGGATGGTCCTAATTTTGATATGGCATTCAGGCTTTTCCATGGGCAGAATGGTGTTGTCCCACTTTCTGGGAAGTCGTTTATGCGCATAGAGAAGTCTCCTTCTGAGTCATCACCAGCTCAATTCAACCCCTTGGCTGCAAAGGCAGCCACCATCAGCCTCTCTGCATTTGGCCCCGGAGGACCTTTTGGATTTGATGCATTCTCAGAGAAATGGAAGAATGCAAAGAAGAAGTCAAATTCATCCAGAAAAGAGTCTTCCTCAAAG GGTGGTAAATCAGCACATGAAGCAACAAGCAATGAATGGTTGCAAAACGGGAACTGCCCAATCGCCAAGTCCTATCGAGCTGTCAGCAATGTCCTTCCTCTTGTAGCCAAGACCCTTCAGCCCCCACCTGGCATGAAATTCAGGTGTCCTCCAGCCATCGTTGCTGCCCGGAGTGCTCTAGCAAAAACTGCCTTTGCCAAAAACCTCCGTCCCCAACCTCTGCCTGCAAAAATCCTTGTTATAGGCATGTTGGGCATGGCAGCAAATATACCTCTAGGAATATGGAGAGAACACACAGAAAAATTCTCCCCTTCTTGGTTTGTTGCCGTCCATGCAGCCGTCCCCTTCATAGGCATGCTTAGGAAATCTGTTCTGATGCCTAAGACAGCCATGGCTTTAACCATTGCAGCTTCTGTTCTCGGACAGGTTATTGGCTCCAGAGCAGAGAGGCACCGGCTGAAGACGACCGCAGCAAAAAAACTCGTCTCAGCTGAAACTTCAATAAGCGTAACTCTTAACAGTGGGCACTGTGGTGAAACTGTCGACTGGAAGCCAGATTCTCTGCACGTCCCGTCACCACCAGCCGACGTGATCTGCTGA
- the LOC105166618 gene encoding uncharacterized protein LOC105166618 isoform X2 gives MGNPRLLTRTSLGVHFCGTLMNQPTSPSQRPCLFPCLLFHGQNGVVPLSGKSFMRIEKSPSESSPAQFNPLAAKAATISLSAFGPGGPFGFDAFSEKWKNAKKKSNSSRKESSSKGGKSAHEATSNEWLQNGNCPIAKSYRAVSNVLPLVAKTLQPPPGMKFRCPPAIVAARSALAKTAFAKNLRPQPLPAKILVIGMLGMAANIPLGIWREHTEKFSPSWFVAVHAAVPFIGMLRKSVLMPKTAMALTIAASVLGQVIGSRAERHRLKTTAAKKLVSAETSISVTLNSGHCGETVDWKPDSLHVPSPPADVIC, from the exons ATGGGGAATCCTCGGCTCTTAACCAGGACATCGTTAGGTGTCCATTTTTGCGGAACATTAATGAACCAACCAACTTCTCCTTCTCAACGGCCATGCCTTTTTCCATGCCT GCTTTTCCATGGGCAGAATGGTGTTGTCCCACTTTCTGGGAAGTCGTTTATGCGCATAGAGAAGTCTCCTTCTGAGTCATCACCAGCTCAATTCAACCCCTTGGCTGCAAAGGCAGCCACCATCAGCCTCTCTGCATTTGGCCCCGGAGGACCTTTTGGATTTGATGCATTCTCAGAGAAATGGAAGAATGCAAAGAAGAAGTCAAATTCATCCAGAAAAGAGTCTTCCTCAAAG GGTGGTAAATCAGCACATGAAGCAACAAGCAATGAATGGTTGCAAAACGGGAACTGCCCAATCGCCAAGTCCTATCGAGCTGTCAGCAATGTCCTTCCTCTTGTAGCCAAGACCCTTCAGCCCCCACCTGGCATGAAATTCAGGTGTCCTCCAGCCATCGTTGCTGCCCGGAGTGCTCTAGCAAAAACTGCCTTTGCCAAAAACCTCCGTCCCCAACCTCTGCCTGCAAAAATCCTTGTTATAGGCATGTTGGGCATGGCAGCAAATATACCTCTAGGAATATGGAGAGAACACACAGAAAAATTCTCCCCTTCTTGGTTTGTTGCCGTCCATGCAGCCGTCCCCTTCATAGGCATGCTTAGGAAATCTGTTCTGATGCCTAAGACAGCCATGGCTTTAACCATTGCAGCTTCTGTTCTCGGACAGGTTATTGGCTCCAGAGCAGAGAGGCACCGGCTGAAGACGACCGCAGCAAAAAAACTCGTCTCAGCTGAAACTTCAATAAGCGTAACTCTTAACAGTGGGCACTGTGGTGAAACTGTCGACTGGAAGCCAGATTCTCTGCACGTCCCGTCACCACCAGCCGACGTGATCTGCTGA